The Daphnia carinata strain CSIRO-1 chromosome 2, CSIRO_AGI_Dcar_HiC_V3, whole genome shotgun sequence genome has a segment encoding these proteins:
- the LOC130685967 gene encoding ctenidin-3-like: MHSSKISVILAIVLAIFGATSMAGHLRSGGYGGSFGGGHGGSFGGGHVSVIGGGIGGYGGTHGGAHGGGIHGGHASSFGGVHGGGHGAGYGGRTVSVVVVRGTGGGHGGHAGGYGGGFGGGFGGGHGCPHC; encoded by the exons ATGCACAGCAGCAAG ATTTCCGTCATTCTGGCCATTGTCCTGGCCATCTTTGGGGCTACTTCTATGGCCGGTCACCTAAGGAGTGGAGGATACGGTGGTAGTTTCGGCGGAGGACACGGGGGTAGCTTCGGCGGAGGACACGTTAGTGTAATTGGCGGTGGAATAGGAGGATATGGTGGAACACATGGTGGAGCACATGGTGGCGGGATCCATGGAGGACACGCCAGTAGCTTCGGAGGAGTACATGGCGGAGGACATGGCGCAGGATACGGTGGAAGAACTGTTTCTGTAGTTGTCGTCAGAGGAACAGGTGGAGGTCATGGTGGGCACGCTGGAGGATATGGTGGCGGATTTGGCGGTGGTTTTGGCGGAGGCCATGGCTGCCCACACTGCTAA